TTTCATGGCCTTCTTCTTCCTTTACCATTTGCTCGAAGACCTTTTTCAACAGTGGATCCTCCGCTTTTTCTGCTAGCATTTTGTAATGCTTTTGTGCTTTTCGCTCATCTTCAATGGCTTCTAGCAATCCGTCCAAAATCTCTTGCACTCACGTACACCCCTTCTATATTTAATGACGTAAAATTCTACTACTTATAATCTACTCTTTTAATGGTAACTGTGCAATTACTAAGGTGATGTCGTCAGTGATTTTTTCTAATTTGCTGAATGCAAGGAAATCATTGGATAAATGTTCAGCAATCAGATCAGGA
Above is a genomic segment from Desulfuribacillus stibiiarsenatis containing:
- a CDS encoding ferritin family protein, with translation MQEILDGLLEAIEDERKAQKHYKMLAEKAEDPLLKKVFEQMVKEEEGHEKLLSSRYEALLKLANK